In Desulfoferula mesophila, the genomic window TGTTGTCCGCCGACGACCTCAGGGCCGCGGCCGGGGCCATCGTGGCCGCCCGCCGGGCCGGGCGCCCGGTGATGCTGGGCATGGGCGCCCACGTCATCAAGGTGGGCCTGAGCCCCCTGATCATCGACGCCATGGAGCAGGGCATCCTCACCGGCCTGGCCTTCAACGGGGCCGGAGTGATCCACGACACCGAGATGGCCCTGGCCGGGCGCACCAGCGAGGACGTGGCCGAGGCCCTGGCCGACGGCAGCTTCGGCACTGCCCGCCAGACCGGGGAGTTCATCAACGCCGCGGTGGCCGCCGACCCCGAGGCCGGCCTGGGCCGGGCCGTGGGCCGGGCCATCCTGGAGGCCGCCCCCGCCTGCGTGCAGGTGTCGCTGTTGGCCGCGGCGGCCCGCCTGGGCCTGCCGGCCACGGTGCACGTGTCCATCGGGGCGGACATCATCCACATGCATCCCAGCTTTGACGGCGCGGCCACCGGCCGGGCCAGCCACGTGGACTTCCGCCTGTTCACAGCCCAGGTGGGCGAACTCAAGGGCGGGGTGTACGTCAACCTGGGTTCGGCGGTGGTGTTGCCCGAGGTGTTTTTGAAGGCGCTGAGCGCGGCGCGCAACCTGGGCCACGAGGCCAAGGACTTCACCACGGTGAACATGGACATGCTGCGCCACTACCGCCCCATGACCAACGTGGTCACCCGCCCGGTGCTCACCGGGGGGCGGGGTATCAACATCACCGGCCACCACGAAATCAACCTGCCCCTCCTGCTGGCCATGGTCAAGGAGGCGTTGGCCGTCTGAGGCTTGCCTGGGCGGGGCGGGCATACTATCTTGAGAATATAAAGCCCGTACTACCAACCAAGCCAAGGCGGTCCCGCCGCCGGGGAAAATTTAATATGCCTATTTACGAGTTCTACTGCCCCCGCTGCCAGGAAAGCTTCGAGACCCTGGTGTTCAAGAAAAATGAAAAAGTCACCTGCCCCAAGTGCGACTGCGCCAAGGTGGAGCGCCTGTTGAGCGGCTTTGCCCACAAGAGTGGCTCCGGCGGCAAGATGGTCTCCTCTTCCAGCGGCTGCGCCTCCTGCACCGCCTCTTCCTGCGCCTCCTGCCACTAAGCGGCCGGGAGGGGGAAGCCTCATGGCCAAGCTGATCATAGCCACGAGAGGCAGCCGCCTGGCCCTGGCCCAGGCCGGGTGGGTGGCCGCCCGCCTGGGCGAGCTGCATCCGTCGCTCCAGGTACAGATGAACATCATCAAGACCACCGGGGACAAGATCCTGGACGTGCCCCTGGCCCAAGTGGGGGGCAAGGGCCTTTTCGTCAAGGAGATCGAGGACGCGCTTCTGGCCGGGCAGGCCGACCTGGCGGTGCACTCCATGAAGGATGTGCCCAGCGAGCTGCCCCCCGGCCTGGAGCTGGCCGTGGTCAGCGAGCGGGAGGACCCCCGCGACGCCCTGGTGAGCCCCGTGGCGGTGGAGATCAAGAACCTGCCCACCGGTGCCAAGGTCGGCACCAGCAGCCTGCGCCGCCAGGCCCAGCTTCTTGCTCTCAGGCCCGATTTGGAGATGGTCAGCCTCAGGGGCAACGTGGAGACCCGCCTGCGCAAGCGCGAGGAGCTGGGCCTGCAGGCGGTGATATTGGCCAGCGCCGGTATCAGGCGCCTGGGCTTGGAGCGGGTGGAGGCCAGCCCCATCCCCGTGGCCACCATGCTGCCCGCCGTGGGTCAGGGGGCCCTGGGTCTGGAGATTCGCGCCGACGACCAGGCCACCCGCGAGCTCATCGCCCCCCTGAACCACCCGGACACCGCTGCGGCGGTGGCCGCCGAGCGGGCCTTCCTCACCCGCCTGGAGGGCGGCTGCCAGGTGCCCATCGCCGGGCATGCCGTGGTGGAAAAGGGCATCGTCAAGTTCAACGGCCTGGTGGCCGACCTGCGAGGCCGCCAGGTGGTCACCGGCGGCGGCCTGGCCCCGCCCGCCGAGGCGGCCGCGATGGGCCGCTCGGTGGCCGAGGAAATTCTAAGTAGCGGCGGCCGGGAGATCCTGGCCGAGGTATATGGGGAGGCGCCCAAATGAGCGGCAAGGTTTACCTGGTGGGAGCCGGGCCCGGCGATCCGGGCCTGTTGACCCTCAAGGGGGCCAGGGTCCTGGCCTCCTGCGACGCTTTGGTCTACGACTGGCTGGCCAACCCCGAGCTTTTGGACCTGGCCCCTGAGAGCGCAGTGCGCGTCTACGTGGGCAAAAAGGGCGGGGACCACACCATGAGCCAGGAGCGCATCAATGAACTGTTGTGCGACCTGGCCGCGGACGGCAAAACCGTGGTGCGCCTCAAGGGCGGGGACCCCTTTGTCTTCGGGCGCGGCGGCGAGGAAGCCAGCGCCCTGGCCGCCAAGGGCCTGGCCTTCGAGGTGGTGCCCGGCGTGACCAGCGCCATCGCCGCCCCGGCCTACGCCGGCATCCCGGTCACCGACCGCCGGGCCACCACCGAGGTGGCCTTTGTGACCGGCCACGAAGACCCGGGCAAGCCCGAGTCCACCATCAAGTGGGGGGCCCTGGCCCAGATCGGCACGGTGGTGTTTTTGATGGGGGTAAAGAACCTGCCCAACATCTGCGCCAAGCTCATCGAGGCGGGGCGCGACCCGGCCACCCCGGCGGCCTGCGTCCGCTGGGGCTCCACTCCCCAGCAAGAGACGGTGACCGGCACCCTGGCCGATCTGCCCCAGCGGGCGGCCCAGGCGGGGCTCAAGCCCCCGGCCATCACCATCGTGGGCCAGGTGGCCGCCCTGCGCCAAGAGTTGGCCTGGTTCGAAAAGCTGCCCCTGTTCGGCAAGCGCATCCTGGTGACCCGGGCCCGCTCCCAGGCCTCGCGCCTCAGCGAGGGCCTGGCCGCCCTGGGGGCCAAGATCATCGAGGTGCCCACCATCAGCTTTTTGCCGCCCGAGGACCCCGAGCCCCTGGAGACCGCGGTGGCCATGCTGGAGGACTTCCACTGGGTGATCTTCACCAGCCCCAACGGGGTGGATGCCTTCTTCACCGCCCTGGGCGAGGCGGGCAAGGACGCCCGCGCCCTGGCCGGGTGCAAGCTGGCCGCCATCGGCCCGGCCACCGCCGCCACCCTGCTCCAGCGGGGTCTCATCGCCGAGGTCACCGCCCGCACCTTCCAGGCCGAGGGGCTCATCGAGGCCCTGGAGGCCAAGGGCATCACCGGCCAGCGGGTGTTGATCCCCCGCGCGGCCCAGGCCCGGGAGGTCTTGCCCGAGACCATCGCCTCGTGGGGCAACCTGGTGCAGGTGGTGCCCGCCTATCGCACGGTGCGCCCGCCCGAGTCCACCATGCTCTTGGCCAACGCCCTGAGCCAGGGCCTGGACGCGATCACCTTCACCGCCTCCAGCACCGTGACCAACCTCATGGAAATGCTGGACCAGAACGGACGCGACCTGCTGGCCCAGCAGAGCCGGGAGGGCGGCCTCACCGTGGCGGCCATCGGCCCCATCACCGCCGACACCGCCAAGGGTTATGGCCTCGAGGTCAAGGTGCAGCCCGAGAAGTTCACCATCGAGGCCCTGACTGAGGCCCTGTCCGCCTATTACGCCTCGTGAAGCGCCCCGCCGACGATCTTTTCTCTCCGGCCCTGGAGGGCCTGAACCCGGCCCAACGCCTGGCCGCCGGCCAGAGCGGGGGGCCGGTTTTGGTCATCGCCGGGGCGGGCAGCGGCAAGACCCGCACCCTGGTGCACCGGGTGGCCTACCTGGTGGAGCGGGGGGTGGACCCCGTGAACATCCTTTTGCTCACCTTCACCCGCAAGGCGGCCCAGGAGATGCTCTCCCGGGCCCGGGAGCTGAACCCGGCCTGCGCCAGGGTGGAGGGCGGCACCTTCCACTCCCTGTGCCACCGCCTGCTCAGGGCCCACGCCTCGCGCCTGGGGATAAGCCGCCAGTTCACGGTCATCGACCGGGGCGACTGCGAGCAGCTCATCCGGGGGGTGATCAACGAGCAGAAGCTCAAGACCAAGGGCGACCGCCAGTTCCCCAAGGCCCGCACCATCAACGACCTCATCTCCAAGTCGCGCAACCAGGAACTGGAGCTGGAAGAGGCCATCGAGCAGTGGGCCGGGCACCTGCTGGGCTATCTGGAGGAGATCGGCCGGGCGGCCAAGGGATTTGCCGAGGCCAAGCGGGCCCAGAGCCTGGTGGACTACGACGATCTCTTGTTTTTGGCCGAGGAGCTCCTGCGGGACCACCCCGACCTGCGTCAGCGCTTCTCCCGGCACTGGCAGTATCTGCTGGTGGACGAGTACCAGGACACCAACGCGGTGCAGGCCCGTCTGCTCAAGCTGTTGGCCAGCGAGCACGACAACCTCATGGTGGTGGGCGACGACGCCCAGAGCATCTACCGCTTCCGGGGGGCCCGGGTGGAGAACATCTTCGAGTTCCCCCAGGATTACCCCGGCGCCAAGGTGATCAAGCTGGAGCAGAACTACCGCTCCACCCAGGCCATCCTGGATCTGTCCAACGAGGTGATCGCCCAGGCCTGGCACCGCTACGACAAGAAGCTCTTTACCGAGCGCCTGGGCGGCAACCGTCCGGCCCTGCGCCGCCCCCGCGACGACCGGGGGCAGGCCCGCCTGGTGAGCGAGCGCATCGCCGAGCTGACCAAGGCGGGCAACCGGCCCGAGGACATCGCGGTGCTCTTTCGCGCCTCGCGCGACTCCTACGAGCTGGAGCTGGAGCTGACCGCCGGGCGGGTGCCCTTTGTCAAGGTGGGCGGCTTCCGCTTTTTGGAGGCCTCGCACATCAAGGATGCCCTGAGCCATCTCAGGGTCATCGCCAACCCCAGCGACTTCCTCTCCTGGCAGCGTCTGCTCATGCTCCTGCCCGGCGTGGGGCCCAAAAAGGCCCAGAGCGTGATCAGCCACCTGGTGCAGGCCGACTCCCCGGAGCTGTATTTGGGCCGCCTGTCCTCGGCCCCCGGCCTTGGCGGCCCGGCCGCCGAGCGTTTGGTGGAGCTGATGGGCGAGCTGAGCGATCCCGCGGCCACCCCGCTTACCCTGGTGGAGACGGTGATCGAGTATTACGAGCCCATCTGCCGGGAGACCCACGAGGACTATCCCCGCCGCCTGCGCGACCTGGAGGAGCTGCCCGGCCTGGCCCATGGCTTCAGCACCCTTAGCGAGTTCATGTCCGAGGTGGTGCTGGACCCGCCCGGCACCTACGCCGCCGAGGCCCAGGGCGGGCGCATCACCCTGAGCACCGTGCACTCGGCCAAGGGCCTGGAGTGGGACCACGTGTTCATCCTCTGGGCCACCGACGGCCGCCTGCCCCCCCAGATGGCCCTCATGGACCCCGAGTCCCTGGAGGAGGAGCGCCGCCTGATGTACGTGGCCTGCACCCGGGCCGCCGGCGAGCTGACCATCCTGGCCCCCCAGGAGTCGTATCAGCGGGGACGGGGGGTGGTCTCTAACGAGCTGAGCCGCTTTTTGGCCGAGCTGCCCGCCGGGCTTTTGGACAGCCCCCGGGAGAACGTCTTCGAGGTGTCCACGCCCCAGGCCGCGCCCCAGAGCCGGGGCAGCATGCGCCAGGACCGGCCCTTCGCGGTGGGCGGCCAGGTAAGGCACCACACCTTTGGCCGGGGCCGGGTCATGGGCTACCAGGGGGGCAAAAAAATCCTGGTACATTTCGAGCGTCATGGGCTAAAAATACTGCTCCTGGAATTCGCCAACCTCAGCGAGGCATAGTCATGTCGCCCCGTGGCCAGAGCGCCTATGAAAAGGCGGTTAGCAAGCTCTACGAGCTGCAAAAGTTCGGCATCAAGCTGGGGCTCAGCTCCACGGCCAACCTGCTGGAAGGCCTGGGCAACCCGCACCGGGGCCTGGCCTGCGTCCACCTGGCGGGCACCAACGGCAAGGGCAGCGTGGGGGCCATGCTGGAGGCGGCCCTGATCCAGGCCGGGGTCAAGGTGGGGTTCTACACCTCCCCTCATCTGGAGCGCTTCACCGAGCGCTTCCGGGTGAACGGCAAAGAGATCAGCCAGGCCGGGGTGGTCAGGCTGTGCCAAAAGGTGTGCAAGGTGGTGGACCTTCGCGAGCCGCCCACCTACTTCGAGTTCGTCACCGCCATGGCCTTTGAGCACTTCCGCGACCAGGGGGTGGAGCTGGCCATCATGGAGACCGGCCTGGGCGGCCGCCTGGACGCCACCAACATCTGTGAGCCCCTGGTCACGGTGATCACCAACCTGAGCCGGGAGCACGAGGACTACCTGGGCAAGGGCCTGGCCAACATCGCCTTTGAAAAGGCGGGGATCATCAAGCCCGGCGTGCCCCTGGTGCACGGGGTGACCCAGCCCAAGGCCCGCAAGATCGTGGAGGACACCGCCGGGGCCAAGGGGGCGCCCATCTACCGCCGGGGCCGGGAGCTAACCTTCCGCCGCGCCGCGTCGGGGGCCTTCCACCTGCGCGGGCGGCTGTGGTCCCTGCCCCATCAGACCACCAACCTGGTGGGCCGCCACCAGCCGGTGAACGCCTGCCTGGCCCTGGGCGCGGCCGAGGTGTTGGCCGAAAAGGGCCTGCCCCTGGGACCAGAGCACCTGGCCGCGGGAATGAACCAGGTTCACTGGCCCGGGCGGCTGGAGCAGTGGCCCGCCGAGGCGGGCCAGCCGCCCCTGTGGCTGGACGGGGCCCACAACCCCGGCGCGGCCTACGCGCTCCTGGCCAGCCTGGAGGACATGCGGGGGGGCCGCAAGCCCCTGGTGATGGTGGTGGGGGTGATGGCCGACAAGGAGGTGGGCAAGCTGTTGAGCATCCTGCTTCCTGCCGCCGACCGGGTCGTCTATTCCCGGCCGGTATACGCCCGGGCCGCCACGCCCGAAGCGCTGGCCGCCGCCGCCCCGTTGGACGCCCCGCCGGGGGAGATAGAGCCGAACCTGGAAAGGGCCATGGGTAGGGCCCGTGAGCTGGCCGGCCCCCAAGGGGTGGTACTCGTCACGGGCAGCCTGTTCACCGTGGGCGAAGCCCGAACCATCCTGAGCGGCGGCATTAGCGACTTGCCTTAACTCTTCGCATCTGCTACGGTGCGGCAGCGAAATATTTATGCTCCCAAACGCCTTTTTGGAGGTGGAAGTGCTCGCAATCAGGCGTGTATCACTGTTCGGAAAAATCCTGTTGCTGCTCGCCGGCGTGGCCGGCGTTTTTTGCCTGCCCCTGACGGCTTCGGCCATTACGATGCCCCAGACCGGGACCTTGACGCGCATCGATGCTCAGGGCCCGGTGGACATCAGGGCGGACAAGGTTTTTTATAACGAGAAAACCGCCACTTATACCGCCGAAGGCGAAGTGGAGATCGCCAGGGGCGGCACGCGGCTCATGGCGGACAAGGTCAGCCTGAACGCCAACACCCTGGTGGCCGAGGCCCAGGGGCGGGTGCGCCTGAGCAACGCCTCCCAGGTGATCACCGGCAAAAGCATGGTGGTGGATTTAAATAACAGTACCGGCAAGATATACGACGGCCGCATATTCATCAAGACCACCAACTACTACATCACCGGCGGCGAGATAGCCAAGACCGGCGACGAGACCTATCACATCCAGCGGGGCACCTTCACCACCTGCGACGGGGCCGATCCCGCCTGGCAGGTGAGCGGCAAGGATATGAAGGTCACGGTGGAAGGCTACGGCACGGTGGAAGACGCGGCCTTCAGGGTCAAGGACTTCCCCATCCTGTGGACCCCCTATATGGTCTTTCCGGCCAAGAGCCAGCGCCAGTCGGGCCTGCTGGCCCCCTCCTTCGGGCAGGGTCAACGCGACGGCTTCAGCTTCAGCCTGCCCTATTACCAGACCCTGGGCGACAGCCAGGACATGACCTTCATCCTCAACTACTACACCAAGCGCGGCGTGGACCTGGGTCTGGAATACCGCTACGCCCTGGACGACCAGTCCAAGGGCATGTTCATGATCGACTGGATGCCCCACGACGATAACGGCGATGCCCTGTTCAACGAAGGCGAAAGCTCCCAGGTCTACGACAACAACCGCTACTGGTTCCGCGGCATGGCCGACCAAAAGTTGTTCAACGGGACCATGGACTTGAAGGCCAACATCGACCTGGTGAGCGACCCGGACTACCTGAGGGAGTTCACCTTCGGCTACAGCGGCTACAACGCCAGCGACCGCCGCCTGTTCGAGTGGTTCGGCCGCAACCTGGACCCCAACACCTCCACGGTGCGCACCAACACCATCAACCTCTCGCGCTCCTGGTCTTCGTCCACCTTCAACGCCGGCATCCTGTATTACGACGACACCACCGGAAACAACGACTACGTCCTGCAGTCGCTGCCCAGCATCACCTTCGATGCCACCACCCAGCAACTGGGCAACACCGCCTTTTACTTCGGCATGGGTTCGTCGTTTACCTACTACTATCGTGAAAAAGGCAGCACCGGGGCCATCAGCGACGTGGCCCCATACATCAGCCTCCCCCTTAACTTCAACGATTACATCGAGTTCGAACCTAGCTTCACCTGGCGGCAACGCTTCTACGCCGTGGATACCGACGATCTGAGCGGCGACCCCCAGAGCACCGGCACCAACCAGGTGTACAACTTCAGCGCCACGGCCAGCACCTACCTGTATCGGGTGTTCGAATTCGGCTCGGCGGAAGATCCCTTCAAGATCAAACACGCCTACCGGCCCTTTGTCACCTATGACTACCGGCCCAGCCTGGCCGAGAACGACATCCCGGACCTGGCGCAATTCGGCAGCGAGCGCACCAACCTGCTCTCCTACGGTATCAAGAACACCCTGACCTCCAAGACCATGGCCCCCACCGGGGAAAACGGCGCCATGGAGGCCTCCTACCGGGAGTTCCTGCGCCTGAACCTGTATCAAAGCTTCGACGTGGACGCCTACCGCACCGACGTGGACGCCGACGCCTATTGGGGCGAGATAACCATGGCGCTGGAGTTTTTGCCCACCGACAAGCTCTACTTCCAGAACACCACCTCCGTCGACCCCAACGACGGCACCTTCACCAGGGCGGACTTCCTGACCCGGGCTTCCGACAGCCGGGGCGACAGCATCACCCTGGACTACCGTTACGACAACGACGGAGTGAACCAGCTCAACACCTGGATCAAGGTGGCCTTGACCCAGGAGTGGTACGCCGGTTTCATCAATCGCCACGATTTCGACGGGGAGATCGATTTCCAGACCCAATACGAGCTGGGTTATCAAAGCCAATGCTGGGGCTTCAAGGCCTATTACGTGGACGACATCACCCAGCGCGGCTTTTTCATCGTTTTCTCCCTGGGCGGATTCGGCGACATCCTGACCTTCAGCCAGTAGAGAGGATCCCGGGGCTTATTTGCATCAGCCCCTTGACAGAATCGCGGACAACCCCTATAAATACAGCTTCGACAAGCGAGGGCGAGTTGCGCCCTTTACGCCCGACATTACATAGTTAGGCTTGAGATCATGAAGAGCTTTGTAGCCAAAAAACAAGACATCAACCAGGAATGGTTCGTGGTGGACGCCACCGACCTGATCCTGGGCCGTCTGGCCAGCGAAGTGGCCCGCCGCCTGCGGGGCAAGCATAAGGCCATCTTTACCCCCAACGTGGACACCGGCGACTTCGTCATCGTGGTCAACGCCGACAAGATCCGTTTGAGCGGCCGCAAGATGGACCAGAAAATGTACCATCGCCACAGCGGCTACCCCGGCGGCATCACCTCGGTCACCGCCCGGCGCATGATGGACACCTACCCCGAGCGCGTGATCACCAACGCGGTGCGCGGTATGCTGCCCAAGAATCGCCTGGGGCGCCAACTGATCAAGAAGCTGAAGGTTTATGCGGGACCCGAGCATCCCCATGAGGCCCAGCAGCCCCAGCCGTTGAGCCTGGCCTAAGGGGAGGAGCGTTAAAGACTATGAGCGACACGCGAGTATACGCCACCGGTAAACGCAAAACCTCGGTGGCCCGTTGTTGGTTGATCCCCGGCGGCAGCGGCCAGATCTACATCAACCGCCGCGTTGCGGACACCTACTTCACCCGGCCGACCCTGCTGCAGGTGATCCGTCAGCCCCTGAGCCTGACCGACAACCTGGACAAGTTCGACGTCATGGCCACGGTGCGCGGCGGAGGCCACACCGGCCAGGCCGGCGCCCTGCGCCACGGCATCGCCAAGGCCCTGGCCGAGCAGAACCCCGAGCTGCACAAGGCCCTCAAGAAGGCCGGTTTCCTTTCTCGCGACGCCCGCAAGAAGGAGCGCAAGAAGTACGGCCAGCCCGGCGCCCGCGCCCGCTTCCAGTACTCCAAGCGCTAAGAGCGCGGCCACTACCGGCAATTCAGGGGAAGGTCCGCTCGGGCCTTCCCTTTCTTATGGTGGAGAGGTTTCGATGATACCCGTCGCTATCATGGGAGGTTCCGGCTACACCGGAGTGGAGCTCATGCGGCTCATCGCCGGGCACCCGGAGCTGGAGCTCGTTGCCGTAAGCTCCGGCCAATTCAAGGGCCAGGCCGTGGACCAGGTGTTCGGTGCCCTGGAAGGGGCCGTCAACCTGTCTTTCGTGGACCACGACGCCCGGGCCCTGGCCCAGGGGGCCGCGCTGGTGTTCTTGGCCGTGCCCCACAAGGCGGCCATGGCCGCCGCGCCGGACCTCTTGGCCGCCGGGGCCAAGGTGGTGGACCTCTCGGCCGACTTCCGCATCCACGACGTGGCGGTGTACGAAAAATGGTACGCCCCCCACAGCGCGCCCGAGCTTTTGGCCCAGGCGGTGTACGGCCTGCCCGAGTTCTACCGGAACCAGGTCAAGGGCGCACAGTTGGTGGCCAACCCCGGCTGCTACGTGACCAGCGTGTTGGTGCCCCTGGTGCCCTTGCTCAAGGCCGGTCTGGTGGAGCCCCAGGGCCTCATCGCCGATAGCGCCTCCGGAGTCTCGGGGGCCGGGCGCAGCGCCAAGCTGGGCCTGATCCACGGCGAGGTGCACGAGAACTTCAAGGCCTACGCGGTGGACGGCCACCGGCACACCCCGGAGATGGAGCAGGAGCTCTCCCTGGCCGCCGGCGCCGAGGTGCGGCTCACCTTCACCCCCCACCTGCTGCCCATGGACCGGGGCATCCTCTCCACCATCTACGCCCGGCCCCGGGCCGGGGCGGACGCCGAGGCGGTACGGGCCTGCTGGCAAAAGGCCTACGGCGAAGAGCCCTTCGTGCGGGTGTTGCCGCCGGGACGGCTGCCGGCCACCAAGGAGGTGCGGGGCACCAACCGGGTGCAACTGGGCGTGGCCGTGGACCCGCGCTCCGGGCTCATCAAGCTTTTCTCGGCCCTGGACAACCTGACCAAGGGGGCCAGCGGCCAGGCCATGCAAAACGCCAATCTCATGCTGGGCCTGGACGAAACCGCCGGCCTGCGCGAGCTGGCCCTCACCCCCTAGGCTCGTGAACCACGCCGACACCCCAGGGCTCTGGCCGCGCCTGTGCGGCGACTTCCCGCCCTTGGACGTACCCTTTCTGGAGCGGGAACCGGACGGCCCCACCCGCCATCTGGCCCTGGGCCTGGCCTATCGCGGAGACGGCTTCTTGGGCTGGCAGGTGCAGCCCAAGGGCCCGACCGTGCAGGGAGCCATTGAGGCGGCGCTGACCAGGCTCTGCGACGAACCCATCCGGGTGT contains:
- a CDS encoding FmdB family zinc ribbon protein; amino-acid sequence: MPIYEFYCPRCQESFETLVFKKNEKVTCPKCDCAKVERLLSGFAHKSGSGGKMVSSSSGCASCTASSCASCH
- the hemC gene encoding hydroxymethylbilane synthase, which translates into the protein MAKLIIATRGSRLALAQAGWVAARLGELHPSLQVQMNIIKTTGDKILDVPLAQVGGKGLFVKEIEDALLAGQADLAVHSMKDVPSELPPGLELAVVSEREDPRDALVSPVAVEIKNLPTGAKVGTSSLRRQAQLLALRPDLEMVSLRGNVETRLRKREELGLQAVILASAGIRRLGLERVEASPIPVATMLPAVGQGALGLEIRADDQATRELIAPLNHPDTAAAVAAERAFLTRLEGGCQVPIAGHAVVEKGIVKFNGLVADLRGRQVVTGGGLAPPAEAAAMGRSVAEEILSSGGREILAEVYGEAPK
- the cobA gene encoding uroporphyrinogen-III C-methyltransferase, translating into MSGKVYLVGAGPGDPGLLTLKGARVLASCDALVYDWLANPELLDLAPESAVRVYVGKKGGDHTMSQERINELLCDLAADGKTVVRLKGGDPFVFGRGGEEASALAAKGLAFEVVPGVTSAIAAPAYAGIPVTDRRATTEVAFVTGHEDPGKPESTIKWGALAQIGTVVFLMGVKNLPNICAKLIEAGRDPATPAACVRWGSTPQQETVTGTLADLPQRAAQAGLKPPAITIVGQVAALRQELAWFEKLPLFGKRILVTRARSQASRLSEGLAALGAKIIEVPTISFLPPEDPEPLETAVAMLEDFHWVIFTSPNGVDAFFTALGEAGKDARALAGCKLAAIGPATAATLLQRGLIAEVTARTFQAEGLIEALEAKGITGQRVLIPRAAQAREVLPETIASWGNLVQVVPAYRTVRPPESTMLLANALSQGLDAITFTASSTVTNLMEMLDQNGRDLLAQQSREGGLTVAAIGPITADTAKGYGLEVKVQPEKFTIEALTEALSAYYAS
- a CDS encoding ATP-dependent helicase, which produces MKRPADDLFSPALEGLNPAQRLAAGQSGGPVLVIAGAGSGKTRTLVHRVAYLVERGVDPVNILLLTFTRKAAQEMLSRARELNPACARVEGGTFHSLCHRLLRAHASRLGISRQFTVIDRGDCEQLIRGVINEQKLKTKGDRQFPKARTINDLISKSRNQELELEEAIEQWAGHLLGYLEEIGRAAKGFAEAKRAQSLVDYDDLLFLAEELLRDHPDLRQRFSRHWQYLLVDEYQDTNAVQARLLKLLASEHDNLMVVGDDAQSIYRFRGARVENIFEFPQDYPGAKVIKLEQNYRSTQAILDLSNEVIAQAWHRYDKKLFTERLGGNRPALRRPRDDRGQARLVSERIAELTKAGNRPEDIAVLFRASRDSYELELELTAGRVPFVKVGGFRFLEASHIKDALSHLRVIANPSDFLSWQRLLMLLPGVGPKKAQSVISHLVQADSPELYLGRLSSAPGLGGPAAERLVELMGELSDPAATPLTLVETVIEYYEPICRETHEDYPRRLRDLEELPGLAHGFSTLSEFMSEVVLDPPGTYAAEAQGGRITLSTVHSAKGLEWDHVFILWATDGRLPPQMALMDPESLEEERRLMYVACTRAAGELTILAPQESYQRGRGVVSNELSRFLAELPAGLLDSPRENVFEVSTPQAAPQSRGSMRQDRPFAVGGQVRHHTFGRGRVMGYQGGKKILVHFERHGLKILLLEFANLSEA
- a CDS encoding bifunctional folylpolyglutamate synthase/dihydrofolate synthase — translated: MSPRGQSAYEKAVSKLYELQKFGIKLGLSSTANLLEGLGNPHRGLACVHLAGTNGKGSVGAMLEAALIQAGVKVGFYTSPHLERFTERFRVNGKEISQAGVVRLCQKVCKVVDLREPPTYFEFVTAMAFEHFRDQGVELAIMETGLGGRLDATNICEPLVTVITNLSREHEDYLGKGLANIAFEKAGIIKPGVPLVHGVTQPKARKIVEDTAGAKGAPIYRRGRELTFRRAASGAFHLRGRLWSLPHQTTNLVGRHQPVNACLALGAAEVLAEKGLPLGPEHLAAGMNQVHWPGRLEQWPAEAGQPPLWLDGAHNPGAAYALLASLEDMRGGRKPLVMVVGVMADKEVGKLLSILLPAADRVVYSRPVYARAATPEALAAAAPLDAPPGEIEPNLERAMGRARELAGPQGVVLVTGSLFTVGEARTILSGGISDLP
- a CDS encoding LPS-assembly protein LptD, which translates into the protein MLAIRRVSLFGKILLLLAGVAGVFCLPLTASAITMPQTGTLTRIDAQGPVDIRADKVFYNEKTATYTAEGEVEIARGGTRLMADKVSLNANTLVAEAQGRVRLSNASQVITGKSMVVDLNNSTGKIYDGRIFIKTTNYYITGGEIAKTGDETYHIQRGTFTTCDGADPAWQVSGKDMKVTVEGYGTVEDAAFRVKDFPILWTPYMVFPAKSQRQSGLLAPSFGQGQRDGFSFSLPYYQTLGDSQDMTFILNYYTKRGVDLGLEYRYALDDQSKGMFMIDWMPHDDNGDALFNEGESSQVYDNNRYWFRGMADQKLFNGTMDLKANIDLVSDPDYLREFTFGYSGYNASDRRLFEWFGRNLDPNTSTVRTNTINLSRSWSSSTFNAGILYYDDTTGNNDYVLQSLPSITFDATTQQLGNTAFYFGMGSSFTYYYREKGSTGAISDVAPYISLPLNFNDYIEFEPSFTWRQRFYAVDTDDLSGDPQSTGTNQVYNFSATASTYLYRVFEFGSAEDPFKIKHAYRPFVTYDYRPSLAENDIPDLAQFGSERTNLLSYGIKNTLTSKTMAPTGENGAMEASYREFLRLNLYQSFDVDAYRTDVDADAYWGEITMALEFLPTDKLYFQNTTSVDPNDGTFTRADFLTRASDSRGDSITLDYRYDNDGVNQLNTWIKVALTQEWYAGFINRHDFDGEIDFQTQYELGYQSQCWGFKAYYVDDITQRGFFIVFSLGGFGDILTFSQ
- the rplM gene encoding 50S ribosomal protein L13, yielding MKSFVAKKQDINQEWFVVDATDLILGRLASEVARRLRGKHKAIFTPNVDTGDFVIVVNADKIRLSGRKMDQKMYHRHSGYPGGITSVTARRMMDTYPERVITNAVRGMLPKNRLGRQLIKKLKVYAGPEHPHEAQQPQPLSLA
- the rpsI gene encoding 30S ribosomal protein S9 codes for the protein MSDTRVYATGKRKTSVARCWLIPGGSGQIYINRRVADTYFTRPTLLQVIRQPLSLTDNLDKFDVMATVRGGGHTGQAGALRHGIAKALAEQNPELHKALKKAGFLSRDARKKERKKYGQPGARARFQYSKR
- the argC gene encoding N-acetyl-gamma-glutamyl-phosphate reductase translates to MIPVAIMGGSGYTGVELMRLIAGHPELELVAVSSGQFKGQAVDQVFGALEGAVNLSFVDHDARALAQGAALVFLAVPHKAAMAAAPDLLAAGAKVVDLSADFRIHDVAVYEKWYAPHSAPELLAQAVYGLPEFYRNQVKGAQLVANPGCYVTSVLVPLVPLLKAGLVEPQGLIADSASGVSGAGRSAKLGLIHGEVHENFKAYAVDGHRHTPEMEQELSLAAGAEVRLTFTPHLLPMDRGILSTIYARPRAGADAEAVRACWQKAYGEEPFVRVLPPGRLPATKEVRGTNRVQLGVAVDPRSGLIKLFSALDNLTKGASGQAMQNANLMLGLDETAGLRELALTP